The genomic DNA GAACACATGTGAAGACGGACACACGTGATGAAGAACACACGTGATGAAGAACACACGTGATGAAGAACACACTTCAGCTGCTCAGTAAAGACGAAAACGTCTTATTTCTGAATCAACTGGTTAAAATATTTCTCTGGTGACTAACTGATAATTGACTCATCATCTAAACCTTTTATTGACCCAATCATTCACAAATCACATCTTCCCTCAGCATCAGTCTCCTTCTCCTGGCAGCAAACAGCATATTTACCTCTTTTCTTCTTAAACTGTAGATGATTGTTATgtgttatatttgtgtgtgttctcctcttATCAGACTCCTATGGGGCTTTGGGAAGCTCTGATGTCGTCATTCTGCTCCACGGCTTCCCCACCTCCAGCTACGACTGGAACAAGGTGTCCGCTGCACGGCTCCATCAAAACATTCAAGTGTCTACACCACAGAGAAGATATaaaactatatttatatattttattttttctctctctctctctcctcacagatCTGGGAGCCGCTCACTCAGCGCTTCCATCGAGTCATTGCTCTGGATTTTCTGGGGTTCGGCTTCAGCGACAAACCGGTGGGGAAAATTGAAATGTCgtgcagcagaggaaagaaccaaactatgttttttaaatatgtttcctGCTCGATGCTCTTTTCACTAATTCTCTCCTGGAATCTTCCAGCGGCCACACAGGTACTCCATCTTTGAGCAGGCCAGCGTGGTGGAGGCTCTGGTGGCTCACCTGGGTCTGAGCCACCACAGAGTCAACGTGCTGTCGCATGACTACGGAGACACCGTGGCTCTGGAGCTGCtctacaggtgtgtgtgtgtgtgtgtgtgtgtgtgtgtgtgtgtgtgtgtgtgtgtgtgtgtgtgtgtgtgtgtgtgtgtgtgtgtgtgtgtgtgtgtgtgtgtgtgtgtggtcagaaaCATTTGCATAGACACACTGAAAACTATCTAAACTCTTTCTCTCCGTTGTTTTTCCACCAGGAGCGACCAGAACCGCACAGGTCACCTGACCTTCAACAGCCTGTGTCTCTCTAACGGAGGTTTCTGTTTTACTcgtgtttcattttaaaatctttttgtAACAACAGAATTAAAACCTTCTGAACTCAGTTACATCATGAGACGAtagattaaaaatgtgtttttaaaattgaaAGTTCTGACACTCCTTGTTTGCCACAGGAATATTCCCAGAGACGCACCACCCGCGGCTGCTGCAGACGGTGAGTCACCTTCGTTTCCTTCGACCTACTTTTGTCGTGCAAGAATTTAAGAAAAAGATTTGTGAACGGGGATGAGCAGAGGATGTGTGGCTGAgaccttttagttttttttttattcccaaaAGCTTCTTAAGGACTACGgctttctgtctcctcttctgatGCGTCTCACCAACTATATGATCTTCCAGAGGGGGTGAGCAGAACCAGAggttgtttccatggtgacgtgaatgtatcagtgtttccatttaGTCGTCTTTTGCTTGCTCTTCTCAGAATCGGTGACGTGTTCGGTCCGTACACGCAACCCACGGACGCCGAGTTCTGGGACATGTGGACGGGTTTGCGCCACAATGACGGCAATCTTGTTTTGGACAGGTGTGTGTTCGTTGTGCTCACCCTGTGTGTgcgctatgtgtgtgtgtgtgtgtgtgtgtgtgtgtgtgtgtgtgtgtgtgtgtgtgtgtgtgtgtgtgcgtgtgtgtgcgtgtgtgtgtgtgtgcgtgtgcgtgcactCACTCGTGCTTCTCTCTTCCCCCTGTCAGTGTTCTCCAGTACATCAACCAGAGATTAAAACACAGGGAGCGATGGGTGGGCGCGCTCACTTCAACCTTTGTGCCACGTGAGTTTGTGCATCTGCATCACacaatgatttgtgtgtgtgtgtgtgtgatgaagtgGTAATCAGAAGTTTGTGCAGGCCAAACATTTCCTTAAGGTGTGTTGACCCAGCAGCCTCGGCCCGGAGAGCCGCTGATGCTAAGCTGCTTAACCCAGTGGGGAGCGGCCTCGTGGTCCATCTGTGATCCCGAGCTcgggagggagggggcaggtgtgtgtttgttgtgtgtgttgtgtgtgtgtggtagtggCACAGACATCATGAACAAATGTGTTGGTACTGTCACTGAGCTTCACAGAGCTGCTCGTTGTATCACGTTCAcataattctgtgtttttaagaaAACTAAAACTCCTTTATCTTCTCCTCCCCTGCCTCTCTATGTGGTTTAATTCTGGACCTCTTCCTTGTgaatcctccctcttgtcctctgtcttctcttgCAGTACACATGATCTACGGACCCTTGGACCCAGTCAACCCTCATCCACATTTCATCCGTCTATATCAGTGAGTCTCCACCCCCCCTAACTGATTCTTAAACCCTGTTCACATACTCCGTCACTTACCTCTTCCAGCagctcatgtgtttttttaaatgtgtgtttatacatgagacagttaaaaaaaattggTACTTTTAAACgttttggttttgaaacaaattcACATCGGGTCATTTCTGAGAAATAGAAGTTCCCCTGAGGTTAGAACCTCGAAGGTTGAGGGTTCAAACCCTAATCAAGGTAACCCATGGACTGAAATTGGAAAGAAATTTcagattttcctttttgaaCCCCAgactttcttcttttcatttccttcacaTATTCCCACTGTACATGTAGTTGTACCTTCATGTTTACAGGAATGCTCATGCATCATCATGTCCCTTTATTATTTGAGAATTAtgtctgtttcatttaatttgcatATTTAGGGATCTTGTTCGATCTTGTTCACGCCCACCTCAGATTTCTGTCTGTATGATCAACAAAATGTCAACGGATGATCTATAACTTTTCTGTAAATACTATTTGTTTGATCCATCGATGTTACATGATGAATCTGTCTCTCGTCCCTGCAGGCAGCTGGTCCAGAGGTCCACCATCACCGTCTTGGACCAACACATCAGTCACTATCCTCAGCTGGAAGATCCCATCGGCTTCCTCAACGCATATTTCAACTTTATCAACTCTTTCTAAACGATGCTCAAACTGACGAATCATCACAAGTGGTGAATATACCTTTTTCTGATGATTGAGTCCCAACTGACGGGTTCTTTAACCAGCAGAGATGTTAATTGCTGCCATAGAAGACATGAAATGAGCGAAATAAACAAGTAAAGTGAGAAATGTGTTGAACCCTGTGAGGAAGCATTATAATCAGATTGTGTGATCTTATGTGAGGTTTTAGATATTTTTGGGCATATTGACAGGACAGTGTCTAAGCATGAAAACGAGAGAGAGCAAAGTCGGAATCAAACCTGCTCAAACCGCCATATTCAGGGCACCTGCTGTACCTGCTGAGCTGGACGGGGTCAGCTGGTGCATTTTGATTCCCTCCATACTCTAAGTCCTGTGATCAGCTGCATTTGGCATCAATTTTGATATGATTTTATAAAGTTCTGTCAATGAGTCTTCAAATAAACCtagttttgtaaaaaaaaaaaaaaaagtgccatCATGATTGTGCAACAATTACTTCGTTAGGTCATAGTATTAGATTTCCTCTGTTTTCCCATGAGAGCATGTTTTTTATTAGATGGCTTCCAAAATTATGAAAGAACAAATTTCATTTTTTGGACGCTGTactaaaatataacatttttttCGTGATGATGGACATCGTATGAAaatatgtcgttttttcatgattttggacatcatactaaactatgtcctttttctcatgattttggacatcatactgaactatgtcctttttctcatgattttggacgtcatactatactatgtccttttctcatgattttggacgtCATACTAACATATGTCCTTTTTcccatgattttggacatcatactaaactatgtccgttttctcatgattttggacatcatactaaactatgtcctttttctcatgatttcggacgtcatactaaactatgtccttttattatgattttggacatcatgtccttttctcatgatttcaGACGTCATACTGAACTATGTCCTTTTTATTATGATTTcggacatcatactaaactatgtcctttttctcatgattttggacatcatactaaactatgtcctttttctcatgatttcggacgtcatactaaactatgtccttttctcatgattttggacatcatactaaactatgtcctttttctcatgattttggacatcatactaaactatgtccttttctcatgattttggacatcatactaaactatgtccttttttcATGATTTCGGACGTCATACTAAActgtccttttctcatgattttggacatcatactaaactatgtccttttctcatgatttcgGACGTCATACGTCCTTTTcacatgattttggacatcatactgaactatgtccttttctcatgattttggacatcatactaaactatgtccttttctcatgatttcggacgtcatactaaactatgtccttttctcatgattttggacatcatactaaactatgtcctttttctcatgattttggacatcatactaaactatgtccttttctcatgattttggacatcatactaaactatgtccttttattatgattttggacatcatactaaactatgtccttttctcatgattttggacatcatactaaactatgtcctgtttcccatgattttggacatcatattaaactatgtccttttctcatgat from Paralichthys olivaceus isolate ysfri-2021 chromosome 23, ASM2471397v2, whole genome shotgun sequence includes the following:
- the mest gene encoding mesoderm-specific transcript homolog protein; the protein is MREWWIHVALICVPLVAVYLHIPPPQLSPALQQWHSSGEEFTFRGWTVFYRDSYGALGSSDVVILLHGFPTSSYDWNKIWEPLTQRFHRVIALDFLGFGFSDKPRPHRYSIFEQASVVEALVAHLGLSHHRVNVLSHDYGDTVALELLYRSDQNRTGHLTFNSLCLSNGGIFPETHHPRLLQTLLKDYGFLSPLLMRLTNYMIFQRGIGDVFGPYTQPTDAEFWDMWTGLRHNDGNLVLDSVLQYINQRLKHRERWVGALTSTFVPLHMIYGPLDPVNPHPHFIRLYQQLVQRSTITVLDQHISHYPQLEDPIGFLNAYFNFINSF